In Gordonia iterans, the following proteins share a genomic window:
- a CDS encoding LmeA family phospholipid-binding protein, whose product MTDSTHGSDDSAEPRPDTTPEDGSTPVEPTGGPELAGADDPSLVERSRDLEPAAPPDPSLVERSRDLEPAAPPDPVTDELPAQPADRAGARTDPLAVPVVDSGGAEGKPATKPVTQAFGGEAYSAVDAEPVPPAGETPVVTSSPKARRTWRTVGLVTAAVLLLAVIGGVGTELYLRNKVTGCLEGAFSDLTGTSTTVSVPRGPLLLAWMQGNVDWVQVDTDDSGGGTEMRLHARATDVSRDGRTVQHLQGEAYVPYERVVELTKADTGGEITVDSIKGDGDMGTITIDSRYRLAFLAIPATVVLKPVLNGGRVDFEVQDAKAFGIGLPNDFAQQLVDQVATAMLGPLFDEIEVEDLRATDKGIEFHFAGDDVNMQAASAGTTSTSGASACT is encoded by the coding sequence ATGACCGACTCGACTCACGGCAGCGACGACTCCGCCGAGCCGCGGCCCGACACGACCCCGGAGGACGGCTCCACCCCGGTGGAGCCGACCGGCGGCCCCGAGCTCGCCGGTGCGGACGATCCCTCGCTGGTCGAGCGGAGTCGAGACCTCGAGCCCGCGGCTCCGCCAGACCCCTCGCTGGTCGAGCGGAGTCGAGACCTCGAGCCCGCGGCTCCGCCAGACCCCGTCACCGACGAGCTTCCGGCCCAGCCGGCGGATCGGGCGGGAGCGCGGACGGATCCGCTCGCCGTCCCGGTCGTCGATTCCGGAGGGGCCGAAGGGAAGCCGGCGACCAAACCGGTGACGCAGGCGTTCGGCGGCGAGGCCTACTCCGCCGTCGACGCCGAGCCGGTGCCGCCCGCGGGTGAGACGCCGGTGGTCACATCGAGCCCGAAGGCGCGACGGACCTGGCGCACCGTCGGGCTGGTGACCGCGGCGGTGCTCCTGCTGGCGGTGATCGGCGGGGTCGGGACCGAGCTCTACCTGAGGAACAAGGTGACCGGGTGCCTGGAAGGCGCGTTCTCCGATCTCACCGGAACCTCGACGACGGTCTCGGTGCCCCGCGGACCACTGCTGCTGGCGTGGATGCAGGGCAACGTGGACTGGGTGCAGGTCGACACCGACGACTCCGGCGGCGGTACTGAGATGCGACTGCACGCCCGCGCCACCGACGTGAGCCGGGACGGCCGCACGGTGCAGCATCTTCAGGGTGAGGCGTACGTGCCGTACGAGCGCGTCGTCGAGCTGACCAAGGCCGATACCGGTGGCGAGATCACCGTCGACTCGATCAAGGGCGACGGCGATATGGGCACCATCACGATCGACTCGCGGTACCGGCTGGCGTTCCTGGCGATCCCGGCGACGGTGGTGCTCAAGCCGGTGCTGAACGGTGGCCGCGTCGACTTCGAGGTGCAGGACGCCAAGGCCTTCGGCATCGGCCTGCCCAACGACTTCGCGCAGCAGCTCGTCGACCAGGTGGCCACTGCGATGCTGGGTCCGCTGTTCGACGAGATCGAGGTGGAAGACCTGAGGGCCACGGATAAGGGAATCGAATTCCACTTCGCCGGGGACGACGTCAACATGCAGGCCGCGTCGGCCGGCACGACGTCGACGAGTGGCGCCTCGGCGTGCACGTGA
- a CDS encoding carbon-nitrogen hydrolase family protein: protein MRVAVAQCSSGTDPERNLEVLAELTEAAAAAGADLAVFPEAMMCRFGVPLTPIAEPLDGPWARGVAEVAGRTGVAVIAGMFTPSGDGRVANTLVIAVPGQPVRGYDKIHLYDAFGFAESRTVAPGSEPVVVDVAGHRVGVATCYDIRFPALFVELARRGAELVVVPASWGAGPGKLEQWRLLASARALDSGTFVAAVGQALPDDPEVAGGSAPTGIGHSRISDPFGSVVADHGPGQELTVHELDLSVVGKARAATAVLNNQRDIPRADPTD from the coding sequence GTGAGAGTCGCCGTCGCCCAGTGCAGTTCCGGGACCGATCCCGAGCGGAACCTGGAGGTCCTCGCCGAACTCACCGAGGCGGCTGCCGCGGCCGGCGCCGATCTGGCGGTGTTCCCCGAGGCGATGATGTGCCGGTTCGGCGTGCCGCTGACACCGATCGCGGAGCCGCTCGACGGACCGTGGGCGCGCGGGGTCGCCGAGGTCGCCGGGCGAACGGGAGTCGCGGTGATCGCCGGGATGTTCACGCCGTCCGGCGACGGCCGAGTCGCGAACACCCTCGTGATCGCGGTCCCCGGACAGCCGGTGCGCGGTTACGACAAGATCCACCTGTACGACGCGTTCGGGTTCGCCGAGTCGCGCACGGTCGCCCCCGGCAGCGAGCCCGTAGTGGTCGACGTCGCCGGGCACCGGGTCGGCGTCGCCACCTGCTACGACATCCGCTTCCCGGCGCTGTTCGTCGAGCTCGCGCGTCGCGGGGCCGAGCTCGTCGTCGTACCCGCGTCGTGGGGCGCCGGTCCGGGCAAACTGGAGCAGTGGCGGTTGCTGGCCTCGGCGCGTGCCCTCGACAGCGGGACGTTCGTGGCGGCCGTCGGGCAGGCACTGCCCGACGATCCGGAGGTCGCCGGAGGCTCAGCGCCCACCGGGATCGGTCATAGCCGAATCTCAGACCCGTTCGGTAGCGTGGTCGCCGATCACGGACCCGGGCAGGAGCTCACCGTTCACGAGCTAGATCTGTCCGTCGTCGGGAAGGCGCGCGCGGCGACTGCCGTTCTGAACAACCAGCGCGACATCCCGCGGGCGGACCCGACGGACTAA
- a CDS encoding class I SAM-dependent methyltransferase, whose product MSRDTSPSGARPEGRITRGTTNLNRLRRVDRAMAGDPRIRAVLDAAAAPLAVDLGYGARPDTALEMAARLRAVTPRLRLVGLEIDPERLAEPRDGVSFALGGFELAGLRPHLVRAFNVLRQYDEDEVDGAWAQLRAGLAPGGYLVEGTCDEIGRRVCWILLDSAGPVELTLAWAPSYTGRPSELAPRLPKALIHRNVPGEPVHELLAAADRCWDRAAGHAPFGPRQRWRRARELLRDEGVPVRPVRGRSVDNVLTVPWSAVRPNG is encoded by the coding sequence GTGTCACGGGACACTAGTCCGTCCGGTGCGCGGCCGGAGGGCCGGATCACCCGGGGCACGACGAATCTGAACCGTCTGCGGCGGGTCGACCGTGCGATGGCCGGCGACCCGCGGATCCGGGCGGTTCTCGACGCCGCGGCGGCGCCCCTCGCCGTCGACCTCGGGTATGGCGCGCGCCCAGACACCGCCCTGGAGATGGCCGCCCGGCTCCGGGCCGTGACGCCCCGTCTGCGGTTGGTGGGGCTGGAGATCGATCCGGAGCGCCTGGCCGAACCGCGTGACGGCGTCTCCTTCGCCCTCGGCGGCTTCGAGCTCGCCGGACTGCGGCCGCATCTGGTACGTGCCTTCAACGTGCTGCGGCAGTACGACGAGGACGAGGTCGACGGGGCGTGGGCGCAGTTGCGGGCAGGGCTGGCACCGGGCGGCTACCTGGTGGAGGGAACCTGCGACGAGATCGGCCGTCGCGTCTGCTGGATCTTGCTCGACTCGGCGGGTCCGGTGGAGCTGACGCTGGCGTGGGCGCCGTCGTACACCGGACGCCCCTCCGAGCTGGCACCCCGCCTGCCGAAGGCCCTGATCCACCGGAACGTACCGGGCGAGCCGGTGCACGAACTGCTCGCGGCCGCGGACCGCTGCTGGGACCGCGCGGCCGGACACGCTCCGTTCGGACCGCGACAGCGCTGGCGACGAGCGCGGGAACTCCTGCGCGACGAGGGGGTTCCGGTCCGGCCGGTGCGCGGCCGTAGCGTCGACAACGTGCTGACTGTGCCCTGGTCAGCCGTTCGTCCGAACGGCTGA
- a CDS encoding DUF2505 domain-containing protein produces the protein MARRLSYSARFDFPAEKLYQAQSERQYWQDLVDGFRILTPISELEEFAVGDDGMRVVLKQAITRDMLPPLAQTVMMKDMMITRVETLSAWHPERTAGTYTASIPAGPGSLKGEQLLVPTETGCTLRKTTEVKVYIPFVNGKLEQLMLINLVDLFRAEAEYSKSWVDKNLA, from the coding sequence ATGGCACGACGGCTCAGCTATTCGGCACGTTTCGACTTCCCGGCGGAGAAGCTCTACCAGGCACAGTCGGAGCGTCAGTACTGGCAGGATCTCGTCGACGGTTTCCGCATTCTCACTCCGATTTCGGAGCTGGAGGAGTTCGCCGTCGGCGACGACGGCATGCGGGTGGTTCTGAAACAGGCCATCACCCGCGACATGCTGCCGCCCCTCGCGCAGACCGTGATGATGAAGGACATGATGATCACCCGGGTCGAGACGCTCTCGGCCTGGCATCCCGAGCGCACCGCGGGGACCTATACCGCGTCGATCCCGGCAGGACCGGGCTCGCTGAAGGGCGAGCAGCTGCTGGTCCCGACAGAGACCGGTTGCACGCTCCGCAAGACCACCGAGGTGAAGGTCTACATCCCGTTCGTCAACGGCAAGCTCGAACAGCTGATGCTGATCAATCTGGTGGATCTGTTCCGCGCGGAGGCCGAGTACTCCAAGTCGTGGGTGGACAAGAATCTCGCCTAG
- a CDS encoding DUF2505 domain-containing protein: MASNFDYSVSYPFDVRTLWSLISTEQYWHDLIERTNAEHGSVESFSHDGSTVTVATKQGVGAEELPSVVTAVRPGDVEIPRTIEFVDAGDQIIGQMQASVSGAPAKIYGDVIVSGDPASAVYSGTCEVSIPFVGGKIEKAIIAQLEHLLTAERDATVEIHQR; encoded by the coding sequence ATGGCGAGCAACTTCGACTATTCGGTCAGCTACCCGTTCGACGTTCGTACCCTGTGGTCGCTGATCAGCACCGAGCAGTATTGGCACGACCTCATCGAGCGCACCAACGCCGAGCACGGCAGTGTCGAGAGCTTCAGCCACGACGGCAGCACGGTGACCGTCGCCACCAAGCAGGGCGTCGGCGCCGAGGAACTCCCGTCGGTGGTCACCGCGGTCCGTCCGGGCGACGTCGAGATCCCGCGCACCATCGAGTTCGTCGACGCCGGCGACCAGATCATCGGACAGATGCAGGCCTCGGTGTCCGGAGCGCCGGCCAAGATCTACGGCGACGTGATCGTCAGCGGTGATCCGGCCTCGGCCGTGTACAGCGGAACCTGTGAGGTCTCGATCCCGTTCGTCGGCGGCAAGATCGAGAAGGCGATCATCGCTCAGCTCGAGCATCTCCTCACCGCTGAGCGGGACGCGACGGTGGAGATCCACCAGCGCTGA
- a CDS encoding UDP-N-acetylmuramate dehydrogenase yields the protein MNNPHPTTLDPARDGLAAYTTLRLGGPARTVVSAADTADLITAVTDCDRAGEPVLLIGGGSNLVIGDDGFDGTAIVVATTGIEFGRDVRDGSDEPFVTAEAGTDWDHLVAQTVRRGYGGLECLSGIPGAAGTTPVQNVGAYGVEVADRLRSVRLLDRTSGETRWVGPETLGLAYRTSRLKGRAEAVVLAVSFWLNDDACSAPIRYRELARALGVEEGGVAGAAHVREQVLALRRSKGMVLDDADHDTWSAGSFFTNPIVDDAALPGILARIADRVGADTPVPQFPADGGVKLSAGWLIERAGFGRGYPGEDAPVRLSTKHTLALTNRGTATTADLIALAARVRDGVRAAFGITLHPEPVFVGCALD from the coding sequence GTGAACAACCCGCACCCGACCACCCTTGATCCGGCCCGGGACGGCCTGGCCGCGTACACCACGCTCCGCTTGGGCGGCCCGGCGCGGACGGTCGTGTCCGCCGCCGACACCGCGGACCTGATCACCGCCGTCACCGACTGTGACCGCGCCGGCGAGCCTGTCCTGCTGATCGGCGGCGGCTCGAACCTGGTGATCGGGGACGACGGCTTCGACGGCACCGCGATCGTCGTGGCGACGACCGGCATCGAGTTCGGTCGGGACGTGCGCGACGGCAGTGACGAGCCGTTCGTGACCGCCGAGGCCGGCACCGACTGGGACCACCTGGTGGCGCAGACGGTTAGGCGCGGATACGGCGGGCTGGAATGCCTGTCCGGAATCCCCGGCGCCGCCGGAACCACCCCGGTGCAGAACGTCGGCGCCTACGGAGTCGAAGTGGCCGACCGCCTCCGGAGCGTTCGGTTGCTCGACCGCACCAGCGGCGAGACGAGGTGGGTCGGACCGGAAACACTCGGCCTCGCCTATCGCACCAGTCGACTCAAAGGCCGCGCGGAGGCCGTCGTGCTGGCGGTCTCGTTCTGGCTGAACGACGACGCATGCTCCGCGCCCATCCGCTACCGGGAGCTCGCCCGCGCCCTCGGCGTCGAGGAGGGCGGCGTCGCCGGCGCGGCGCATGTCCGCGAGCAGGTGCTGGCGCTGCGGCGCAGCAAAGGCATGGTGCTCGACGACGCCGACCACGACACGTGGAGCGCGGGCAGCTTCTTCACCAACCCGATCGTCGACGACGCCGCCCTGCCCGGCATCCTCGCCCGCATCGCCGACCGGGTGGGCGCGGACACCCCCGTCCCGCAGTTCCCGGCCGACGGCGGAGTGAAGCTGTCGGCGGGCTGGCTGATCGAGCGCGCGGGATTCGGCCGCGGGTATCCGGGCGAGGATGCACCGGTGCGCCTGTCGACCAAACACACGCTCGCACTGACCAATCGGGGCACCGCCACCACGGCCGACCTGATCGCGCTGGCCGCTCGCGTCCGCGACGGTGTGCGCGCCGCCTTCGGCATCACGCTCCACCCGGAGCCGGTGTTCGTCGGGTGTGCGCTGGACTGA
- a CDS encoding alpha/beta fold hydrolase, producing MADSVEVRPPDPAAAKRLHSARRRRAGLAGLGAAGLLAGDLALVVGGIARAAAKHPPAVDDGPDPLLVDPGRLMRSTVVPTADGTLLHAETSVNLDDHPSDEVLVFVHGWTCSTRFWNPQMNHFGGDRPVIAFDHRGHGLSEMGKARVTVDVLGQDLEAVLTTLLPPGKRAILVGHSMGGMAIMSWAAQYGAGRGVDGPGSRMADRIAAVVLTSTTPRDVVQQQLLTPADLPRYTRAVRPLVARAFVSTPVPLPSNNLSTRLTHYLALGPHARAAHVKFTDELIAAGSPRARAAWGSALYRLNVVAGLEALTVPTLVVVGDRDLLTPPPHSDFMAEVLDRNGVLLDYVTYPGAGHMVPIERALSYNQLIDDVLASV from the coding sequence ATGGCCGATAGCGTCGAGGTCCGCCCGCCCGACCCCGCCGCTGCGAAGCGTCTGCATTCGGCACGGCGCAGACGCGCGGGCCTGGCCGGGCTCGGTGCGGCCGGGCTGCTGGCCGGTGATCTGGCACTGGTGGTCGGCGGGATCGCCCGGGCGGCCGCCAAGCACCCGCCCGCCGTCGACGACGGTCCAGATCCGCTGCTGGTGGACCCCGGACGACTGATGCGCTCCACGGTGGTGCCGACCGCCGACGGGACCCTCCTCCACGCGGAGACTTCGGTGAACCTCGACGATCACCCGAGCGACGAGGTCCTCGTCTTTGTGCACGGCTGGACCTGCAGCACGCGGTTCTGGAACCCGCAGATGAACCACTTCGGCGGGGACCGCCCGGTGATCGCGTTCGATCACCGCGGCCACGGCCTGTCGGAGATGGGAAAAGCGCGGGTCACGGTCGACGTGCTCGGCCAGGACCTGGAAGCGGTCCTCACCACGCTGCTGCCGCCTGGCAAGCGCGCGATCCTGGTGGGTCACAGCATGGGCGGTATGGCGATCATGTCGTGGGCGGCGCAGTACGGCGCCGGCCGGGGCGTAGACGGTCCGGGATCACGCATGGCCGACCGGATCGCCGCGGTGGTGCTCACCTCCACCACGCCGCGGGACGTGGTGCAGCAGCAGTTGCTCACGCCGGCAGACCTTCCCCGGTACACGCGGGCGGTCCGGCCGCTGGTGGCGCGGGCCTTCGTGTCGACGCCGGTGCCGCTGCCGAGTAACAACCTCTCCACGCGGCTGACGCACTACCTGGCGTTGGGGCCGCACGCCCGGGCCGCACACGTGAAATTCACCGACGAGCTGATCGCGGCCGGCTCGCCGCGGGCGCGGGCTGCCTGGGGATCGGCGCTGTACCGGCTCAACGTCGTCGCCGGCCTGGAGGCGTTGACCGTGCCGACGCTGGTGGTGGTCGGGGACCGTGACCTCCTGACGCCGCCGCCGCACTCGGACTTCATGGCCGAGGTCCTCGACCGGAACGGGGTGCTGCTCGACTACGTGACCTACCCGGGCGCGGGTCACATGGTGCCGATCGAGCGTGCGCTCAGCTACAACCAGCTGATCGACGACGTCCTCGCGTCGGTCTGA
- a CDS encoding MerR family transcriptional regulator, which produces MTEYRITELAEVSGVSVRNIRVYQDRGLLPPPEVRGRTGWYSEEHLVRLNLISRLLERGYTFATISELLIAASHGLKVEHVLRDKPRGGRFRNLKRAATITITELRRTLNASDRAIGLSQKLGMLAKDGTQYAVRSPELLEGAEALVKGGIDLDSLLERWMRVEADLADVAKSFVSMITDKYFDENLPNMSEKSVSELAELIQTVRPMAHDIVENAFAKAMDAEISRAIGEANKLYDGGDDDGR; this is translated from the coding sequence GTGACCGAGTACCGGATCACCGAACTCGCCGAGGTCTCCGGCGTCAGCGTCCGCAACATCCGCGTCTACCAGGACCGCGGTCTGCTGCCGCCTCCGGAGGTGCGCGGCCGGACCGGTTGGTACTCCGAGGAGCACCTGGTCCGTCTGAACCTGATCTCCCGCCTGCTCGAGCGCGGCTACACCTTCGCCACGATCAGCGAACTGCTGATCGCGGCCAGCCACGGGCTGAAGGTGGAGCACGTGCTGCGCGACAAGCCGCGGGGCGGACGCTTCCGCAACCTGAAACGTGCGGCCACCATCACCATCACCGAACTGCGCCGCACGCTGAATGCCAGCGACCGGGCGATCGGGCTCAGTCAGAAGCTCGGCATGCTCGCCAAGGACGGCACCCAGTACGCGGTACGGAGTCCGGAACTGCTGGAAGGCGCCGAGGCGCTCGTGAAGGGCGGCATCGACCTCGACTCGCTGCTTGAGCGGTGGATGCGGGTCGAAGCGGATCTCGCCGACGTGGCGAAGAGCTTCGTCTCGATGATCACCGACAAGTACTTCGACGAGAACCTTCCGAACATGAGCGAGAAGTCGGTGTCGGAGCTCGCCGAGCTCATTCAGACGGTGCGGCCGATGGCGCACGACATCGTCGAGAACGCCTTCGCCAAGGCGATGGATGCCGAGATCTCCCGTGCCATCGGCGAGGCCAACAAGTTGTACGACGGCGGAGACGACGATGGCCGATAG
- a CDS encoding DUF2516 family protein, with the protein MTVGWVVNAIVFFLLLAITAVTVIGGLAALVHAISTRPDAFPAVDTKSKGFWVGILLASTLVAGLLGAQQLLMSPLGLFYLAAVVGISVYLAEVRPRVDEIQGKSWFRKAA; encoded by the coding sequence GTGACTGTGGGCTGGGTCGTGAATGCGATCGTCTTTTTTCTGTTACTGGCGATCACGGCGGTGACCGTGATCGGCGGACTGGCCGCGCTGGTGCACGCGATTTCGACGCGGCCGGACGCGTTTCCGGCCGTGGACACCAAGAGCAAGGGTTTCTGGGTCGGCATCCTGCTGGCGTCGACCCTCGTCGCCGGTCTCCTCGGCGCTCAGCAACTGCTGATGTCGCCACTGGGTCTGTTCTACCTGGCCGCGGTGGTCGGCATCTCCGTCTACCTCGCCGAGGTGCGTCCGCGGGTCGACGAGATCCAGGGCAAGTCCTGGTTCCGGAAGGCGGCATGA
- a CDS encoding helix-turn-helix domain-containing protein, with product MSDKKNDQVEAVPSVSEDAPDATAVDTVATAAQDLAQDIGGFIRTQRMAAQVSLRQLAERAGVSNPYLSQIERGLRKPSADVLAQIAKGLRVSAEVLYVRAGILEERPASPVRDALLVDTSINERQKQMLLEIYDSFRHENAAHATVGAAAPDGTSSTPEPAPPADPATLSPN from the coding sequence GTGAGCGACAAGAAGAACGACCAGGTCGAGGCGGTTCCGTCGGTGTCGGAGGATGCTCCGGACGCTACGGCGGTCGACACCGTCGCCACCGCTGCCCAGGATCTGGCGCAAGACATCGGCGGGTTCATCCGCACCCAGCGGATGGCGGCTCAAGTCTCGCTTCGTCAGCTCGCCGAGCGGGCCGGAGTGAGCAACCCGTACCTGTCGCAGATCGAGCGAGGCCTGCGCAAGCCGTCCGCCGACGTACTCGCTCAGATCGCCAAGGGGCTCCGGGTGTCGGCGGAGGTGCTCTACGTCCGCGCCGGCATCCTGGAGGAGCGTCCGGCCAGCCCGGTACGCGATGCGCTCCTGGTGGACACCTCGATCAACGAGCGTCAGAAACAGATGCTGCTGGAGATCTACGACTCCTTCCGGCACGAGAACGCCGCGCACGCGACGGTCGGCGCGGCTGCGCCGGACGGGACGTCGTCTACTCCCGAACCGGCGCCGCCTGCGGACCCGGCGACTCTCTCGCCGAACTGA
- a CDS encoding DUF445 domain-containing protein — protein MTSLPAPPPAPNVPTGLAEPDAARLRNLRRMKLLALSLLFLAGIIYLFTRWLEHRDGPDVAAWVGYVRAASEAGMVGALADWFAVTALFKRPLGLPIPHTALIPRKKDEIGEQLGGFIEENFMTPEVIEERALSVDLPRRISTWLADPAHADRVNAEASRAIGLVAEMLRDEDIENFIQAAMKWAAEPLWAPPAGRILEQLVDEDRLAPVIQLLCDRAHEWALGSQPLIDRVIDQDAPSWAPKFVNNLVGDKIYRELTEFTYKVRADPQHDLRLALDDFVRQFAHDLQHDDDMIARFEEIKTELLGRDEVTGAASTAWQAAKGVIEQMLDDPHSTLRVSLAGAVTRTAAAIRDDRALQEKMNGWIARAARHVAANYSAEIISVITDTVRSWDAEDTSRKIELQVGRDLQFIRINGTVVGSLAGLVIYTVSVLLFH, from the coding sequence ATGACGAGTCTGCCCGCGCCACCGCCTGCGCCGAACGTGCCGACCGGCCTGGCCGAACCCGACGCCGCCCGCCTGCGCAATCTGCGCAGAATGAAGCTGCTGGCACTGTCACTGCTCTTTCTGGCCGGGATCATCTACCTGTTCACCCGCTGGCTCGAGCATCGGGACGGGCCGGACGTGGCGGCGTGGGTCGGCTACGTGCGCGCCGCCTCGGAGGCCGGCATGGTCGGTGCGCTCGCCGACTGGTTCGCCGTGACGGCGTTGTTCAAGCGTCCTCTCGGTCTCCCGATCCCGCACACGGCGCTGATCCCACGCAAGAAGGACGAGATCGGTGAGCAGCTCGGCGGATTCATCGAAGAGAACTTCATGACCCCGGAAGTGATCGAGGAACGTGCGCTGTCGGTGGATCTGCCGCGGCGGATCTCCACCTGGCTGGCCGATCCGGCGCACGCGGACAGGGTCAACGCGGAGGCCTCGCGGGCGATCGGGCTGGTAGCCGAGATGCTGCGCGACGAAGACATCGAGAACTTCATCCAGGCGGCGATGAAATGGGCCGCCGAACCGTTGTGGGCGCCGCCCGCCGGACGGATCCTGGAGCAGCTGGTCGACGAGGACCGGCTGGCGCCCGTGATCCAGTTGCTCTGCGACCGCGCCCACGAGTGGGCGCTGGGCAGTCAGCCGCTGATCGACCGCGTCATCGATCAGGATGCGCCCTCGTGGGCGCCCAAGTTCGTCAACAACCTGGTCGGCGACAAGATTTACCGCGAGCTGACCGAGTTCACCTATAAGGTCCGCGCCGACCCGCAGCACGACCTGCGGCTCGCGCTGGACGACTTCGTGCGTCAGTTCGCCCACGACCTGCAGCACGACGACGACATGATCGCGCGATTCGAGGAGATCAAGACCGAGCTGCTCGGCCGCGACGAGGTGACCGGGGCCGCGTCGACCGCCTGGCAGGCAGCCAAGGGCGTGATCGAGCAGATGCTCGACGATCCCCATTCGACCCTGCGTGTGTCGCTGGCCGGAGCGGTCACCCGGACCGCCGCGGCGATCCGCGACGACCGGGCGCTCCAGGAGAAGATGAACGGGTGGATCGCGCGGGCCGCGCGACACGTCGCCGCGAACTATTCGGCTGAGATCATCTCGGTGATCACCGACACCGTCCGCAGCTGGGACGCGGAGGACACCAGCCGCAAGATCGAGCTCCAGGTGGGGCGCGATCTCCAGTTCATCCGGATCAACGGCACCGTGGTGGGTTCGCTTGCCGGCCTGGTGATCTACACGGTGTCGGTGCTGCTGTTCCATTGA
- a CDS encoding heparin-binding hemagglutinin, protein MSTTERTLPTPVYAVVGAGDVVVQEAKDALDRLKTRAGSAQTRLAETRTRLAELPSDVSVEEIKAKLTVDELKGNVEELRTKLNKDELTKVVAPYTERATDFYNKLAERGEGAVERLRTQPVVQENLERVGKVYNEAVDKTEEAIGAVSHQTRVVGERAASLAGLAADKVEDAAVEIEEAGNKVKAEARTAAKKIDGAAGTVEAKARTAKSSPAKRIAAAEAPAKPAAKAPTQRKAPVKTATQRKAAPARKAAPKSAK, encoded by the coding sequence ATGAGCACCACCGAACGCACCCTCCCGACCCCCGTCTACGCCGTCGTCGGCGCCGGTGACGTCGTCGTCCAGGAGGCCAAGGACGCCCTCGACCGGCTCAAGACCCGCGCCGGGAGCGCCCAGACCCGTCTGGCCGAGACCCGCACTCGCCTGGCTGAGCTGCCCTCCGACGTGAGCGTCGAGGAGATCAAGGCCAAGCTGACCGTCGACGAGCTCAAGGGCAACGTCGAGGAACTGCGCACCAAGCTGAACAAGGACGAGCTGACCAAGGTCGTCGCACCGTACACCGAGCGCGCCACCGACTTCTACAACAAGCTCGCCGAGCGCGGCGAGGGCGCGGTGGAGCGTCTGCGCACTCAGCCGGTGGTCCAGGAGAACCTGGAGCGCGTGGGCAAGGTGTACAACGAGGCCGTCGACAAGACCGAAGAGGCCATCGGCGCCGTGTCGCACCAGACTCGCGTCGTCGGCGAGCGTGCCGCCTCGCTGGCCGGCCTGGCCGCCGACAAGGTCGAGGACGCCGCCGTCGAGATCGAAGAGGCCGGCAACAAGGTCAAGGCCGAGGCCCGGACCGCCGCCAAGAAGATCGACGGCGCCGCCGGCACCGTCGAGGCCAAGGCGCGGACCGCCAAGTCGTCGCCCGCCAAGCGCATCGCTGCCGCCGAGGCTCCGGCCAAGCCGGCTGCGAAGGCGCCCACCCAGCGGAAGGCTCCGGTCAAGACTGCGACCCAGCGCAAGGCCGCCCCGGCCCGCAAGGCCGCGCCGAAGTCGGCCAAGTGA